Below is a genomic region from Methanomicrobia archaeon.
ATGCGACACCGCTTGGGCAGCGACGCGTGAGTTTTGACGGGCATTATCCGTGAGCTTGATGATGAAGGTCAACGAGGCAAGGAGCAGCATCACCGCGAAGATATACGGGGTTCGCAGCGCGAATCGGTCCGCGAGCAGTCCGCCAATCACCGGGCCGATGAAGAGCCCCGCATTGGCAAAGGTGCCGTAGACCGATCGGAACTCGCCGCGCTGGTCGCTGGGTGAGATATCCTTCACGACTGCCTCGCTGATCACCCATGCCGGTGCCATGGCCATCCCGAACAGGAGCTGCAGCACGATCAGCGCGTACAGGCTGGTGTTCAGGAAGAAGGCGAGCAGAACGGCGGCCAGGAGCAGAAAGAAGGCGGTGAGCAGTCGTTTCCTGCTGAACCGGTCGGCGAGGATGCCGGTGGGCAGGCTGAAGAGCATCCCGGAGAGCGAGGAGAGCGCGGCCACGAGTCCAACCAGTTCCGGCGCTACCAGAAACTGCTCCAAATATAGCGGGTGGATGGTGATGACCGCGCCGATGGCGACGCTGAAGAGCAGGAAGAGCGTAGAGATTACCCGTAACTGCGCGGTACGTGACTTGCGCGGTGGGTCAGGCCCAAGGAAGCTCGATGAATTCATACACAAACAACTCCTTTACCGGTCAAAAGAGTAATACGTGTGGGGGCAAAAAAAAATCCACGTCCGAAGGTCTGCAGGGAGCTATGAACACAGAAGAGGTTGATGCATGGGTTAAGCAGGGCTTTACAGTCGATGCAGACGAGTTCGCCGCGCTCATGGCGACGGTGAAGCAGACGTTGCAAACTGAGCTGGGCGTACGCAAGGGCAGCGGCATGGTGCGGATCGATCCCGAATCGGTAAAGAGCGTGGTGGTGATCGGCGATATCCACGGTGATCTGAAGAGCTTAACACATATCCTGAAGCAGCCGGAGGTCGCGGAGGCGGATCGAATCGTGTTCCTCGGCGATTATGGCGATCGGGGCGATGAAAGCATTGCCACGTACTACCTGGTCTTCACCCTGAAGGCGCTCCAGGGCGGCAACGACCGCATTACGCTCATGCGCGGTAACCACGAAGGCCCGCCGGATCTGCG
It encodes:
- a CDS encoding MFS transporter, with translation MNSSSFLGPDPPRKSRTAQLRVISTLFLLFSVAIGAVITIHPLYLEQFLVAPELVGLVAALSSLSGMLFSLPTGILADRFSRKRLLTAFFLLLAAVLLAFFLNTSLYALIVLQLLFGMAMAPAWVISEAVVKDISPSDQRGEFRSVYGTFANAGLFIGPVIGGLLADRFALRTPYIFAVMLLLASLTFIIKLTDNARQNSRVAAQAVSHHEDLRALLKEFGQQRELIVLELCTAALFFWYSARWVFGPLFLDRLGYSPFVIGLWIAVSAAPYLFFQIPLGRLADRRGKTRLICLGFVVAAIFIIPLGFLQTLPSLFVTIFVISVGTTLVEPLIEARVADIVPQERYGAYAGLFEFAKTFGVMLGPVCSALFVFLFGITYSFIPAVFFFFLAFALFLRSRQSLCSGVSLKGRNW